From a region of the Triticum aestivum cultivar Chinese Spring chromosome 7D, IWGSC CS RefSeq v2.1, whole genome shotgun sequence genome:
- the LOC123165693 gene encoding serine/threonine-protein kinase UCN-like, producing the protein MPMEVDLDRARALRVLGRGAMGTVFLVEADPARPGCGRYALKVFDKRSAGPTKPDADRRARWEVTLLSRLAHPHLPSLIGTAETPDLLAWAVPYCPGGDLNELRYSLADRVFSPAAIRFYIAETVSALADLHASGIVYRDLKPENVLLRADGHVTLTDFDLSRLLPASTSSPSTSPPPQVKPVFHSGHRRTRASAAGHHAKREPSSAAASTPKLQQFQNLVRFLTRSNGSAPELAKKTKSARVSPVSRKAACSGAAWGRSYSFVGTEEYVAPEVVSGDGHGFAVDWWAVGVLVYEMAFGRTPFKGKNRKETFRNVLHREVEFPGDTQRRMPELTDLISRLLQRDPARRLGYACGADEIRAHPFFAGMAWDMLAEVTRPPYIPPPAEDNAADGEGFDVRDYFKKLHQPQPPESGSSSSSSSSDFSSVF; encoded by the coding sequence ATGCCCATGGAGGTCGACCTCGACCGTGCACGCGCTCTGCGCGTTCTCGGCCGAGGCGCCATGGGCACCGTCTTCCTTGTCGAGGCCGACCCGGCGCGGCCCGGCTGCGGCCGCTACGCCCTCAAGGTCTTCGACAAGCGCTCCGCCGGGCCGACCAAGCCCGACGCCGACCGCCGCGCACGGTGGGAGGTGACCCTGCTCTCCCGCCTTGCGCACCCGCACCTGCCGTCCCTCATTGGCACCGCCGAGACGCCCGACCTCCTCGCCTGGGCCGTCCCCTACTGCCCCGGCGGTGACCTGAACGAGCTCCGCTACTCCCTAGCTGACCGTGTCTTCTCTCCGGCCGCCATACGCTTCTACATCGCCGAGACCGTGTCCGCGCTCGCCGACCTCCACGCCTCCGGCATCGTGTACCGCGACCTCAAGCCCGAGAACGTGCTACTCCGAGCCGACGGCCATGTTACCCTCACCGACTTCGACCTGTCGCGCCTCCTCCCGGCCTCTACCTCTTCCCCGTCGACGTCGCCTCCTCCTCAGGTGAAGCCCGTCTTCCACAGCGGCCACCGCCGGACGCGCGCCTCCGCTGCTGGCCACCACGCCAAGCGCGAGCCTTCGTCTGCGGCCGCGTCGACGCCGAAGCTGCAGCAGTTTCAGAACCTGGTTCGTTTCCTGACGCGAAGCAACGGCAGCGCTCCCGAGCTGGCCAAGAAGACCAAGTCGGCGCGCGTGTCCCCGGTGAGCCGGAAGGCCGCATGCTCCGGCGCGGCGTGGGGCAGGTCGTACTCGTTCGTCGGCACGGAGGAGTACGTGGCGCCGGAGGTGGTGAGCGGCGACGGCCACGGGTTCGCCGTCGACTGGTGGGCGGTGGGCGTGCTCGTCTACGAGATGGCGTTCGGCCGCACGCCGTTCAAGGGCAAGAACCGCAAGGAGACGTTCCGGAACGTGTTGCACAGGGAGGTCGAGTTCCCGGGCGACACCCAGCGCCGGATGCCGGAGCTGACCGACCTCATCTCGCGGCTGCTGCAGCGGGATCCCGCGAGGCGGCTCGGGTACGCCTGCGGCGCCGACGAGATCCGGGCGCACCCGTTCTTCGCCGGGATGGCGTGGGACATGCTCGCGGAGGTGACCCGCCCGCCCTACATCCCGCCGCCAGCGGAGGACAACGCAGCCGACGGCGAGGGCTTCGACGTGAGGGACTACTTCAAGAAGCTCCACCAGCCGCAGCCTCCGGAGtcgggctcctcgtcgtcgtcgtcgtcgtcggactTCTCGTCGGTGTTCTGA